The segment GCCTCGTCGTAGAAGGCCGGGTTCTTCCAGTCCAGCGGATGCCGGGTGGGCGCTTCGAGATTGCCTTCGCGAGTGCTCATGCGGGCTCCTGGCGAGATCGAGATCGGGCTGGGCGCAGTCTTGTGCGCTCGGCCGCAACGGCCCAGCGCACAAGACTGCGGCGCCGCTTGAGCCGGCGCCGCGGCAAGCAGGTCAAAGCACCTCAGTCCACCAGGGCGTCTAGGGCCTTCTGGTAGCGGTTGGCATGCGAGCGCTCGGCCTTGGCCAGGGTCTCGAACCAGTCCGCGATCTCGTCGAAGCCCTCGTCGCGCGCGGTCTTGGCCATGCCGGGGTACATATCGGTGTACTCGTGCGTCTCGCCGGCCACCGCGGCCTTGAGGTTGTCGCGCGTGGCGCCGATGGGCAGGCCCGTGGCCGGATCGCCCACCTGCTCCAGGAACTCCAGATGCCCGTGCGCGTGGCCGGTCTCGCCCTCGGCCGTGGAGCGGAACAGGGCCGCCACATCGTTCTGGCCCTCGATGTCCGCCTTGTTCGCGAAGTAGAGGTAGCGCCGGTTGGCCTGCGACTCGCCGGCAAACGCGTCCTTGAGGTTCTGCTCGGTCTTCGATCCTTTCAAGCCCATGATGCTCTCCAGTGTGATCAGAGTGGGTCCGTCGTCGTGCGCGCCCACCGGACCGCCGTCTCGGCAGCGCCCTGCGACGCTAACTCAGGCGCGCAGCGGGAGCCAATACATAGCTTCAATGCAGCTCATAGCAGACCGCTATACCAGCGCAGCTCCAGCAGCTTGCGAGCCAGGCGGTGGCTGCGGCCCTCGGGATCGGCCAGATCGTGCAGGATGTCGAAGTGGTTCAGCCTCGGCAGCTCCTCGCAATGCGGCACCACGGCCTCGCCCCAGGCCTGACGCAGCAGGCGGTTCTGGCGCCGCAGCTCCTCGCTCTCCTGCGCACCCACCACGCAGTAGATGGGCGCCTCGGGGGCCGGGAAGTTCACCGGCGAGAGCCGGCGCACGGCCTGCGCGTCCAGGCGCAGATCCGTCTGCAGAAAAGGCGTGCGCCGGATCGGGGCCAGATCATGCAGGCCCGAGATGGACAGCACGCCCTTGACCAGATGGCGCGGCAGATCGCGCCCCACCGCCTTC is part of the Shinella sp. XGS7 genome and harbors:
- a CDS encoding rubrerythrin family protein → MGLKGSKTEQNLKDAFAGESQANRRYLYFANKADIEGQNDVAALFRSTAEGETGHAHGHLEFLEQVGDPATGLPIGATRDNLKAAVAGETHEYTDMYPGMAKTARDEGFDEIADWFETLAKAERSHANRYQKALDALVD